A stretch of Longimicrobiaceae bacterium DNA encodes these proteins:
- a CDS encoding DUF4402 domain-containing protein, with protein sequence MTRRALALAALLMAALSGAATRAGAQLTRTAAINESLTILFPPLTATGMRPLQFGTLVPGTARTVLPTAAAGGELRVSGMKNKRSIVISFTLPADLRNASNQALPISFNGNFAANCEITTADVCDPTTLHTWNPTTGSFTDTPDRSKPGRPRYTFTDFSVYIGGTVSPAATQPAGTYTGTVTVNLVVN encoded by the coding sequence ATGACGCGCCGCGCGCTCGCCCTCGCCGCACTGCTGATGGCCGCCCTCTCCGGGGCGGCCACGCGTGCTGGCGCGCAGCTGACGCGCACGGCGGCCATCAACGAGTCGCTGACCATCCTCTTCCCGCCGCTCACGGCCACCGGCATGCGCCCGCTCCAGTTCGGCACGCTGGTGCCGGGCACGGCGCGCACCGTGCTGCCCACCGCCGCGGCCGGCGGCGAGCTGCGCGTTTCGGGGATGAAGAACAAGCGCTCCATCGTCATCAGCTTCACGCTGCCGGCGGACCTGCGGAACGCCAGCAACCAGGCGCTGCCCATCTCGTTCAACGGCAACTTTGCCGCGAACTGCGAGATCACCACCGCCGACGTGTGCGACCCCACCACGCTGCACACGTGGAACCCCACCACGGGCAGCTTCACCGACACGCCGGACCGCTCCAAGCCCGGCCGCCCCCGCTACACCTTCACCGACTTCTCCGTCTACATCGGCGGCACGGTGTCGCCGGCGGCCACGCAGCCGGCGGGCACGTACACCGGCACCGTCACGGTGAACCTGGTCGTCAACTGA
- a CDS encoding GxxExxY protein, which translates to MRDIDEITQQIVDAAYHLHTDLGPGLLESVYEAVLARMLERRGLQAERQKPVSFEFEGIRFEEGFRVDLLVEGRVVVELKSVEKLTPVHGKQVLTYLRLLGMRVGLLVNFGAPTMKEGLRRIVNAHEPSSRSLLRVNQQGSG; encoded by the coding sequence ATGCGCGACATCGACGAGATCACCCAGCAGATCGTAGACGCGGCGTATCACCTCCACACCGACCTCGGGCCGGGGCTGCTGGAGTCCGTATACGAAGCTGTGCTGGCCCGCATGCTGGAGCGTAGGGGTCTCCAAGCCGAGCGGCAGAAGCCGGTATCGTTCGAGTTCGAGGGAATCCGGTTCGAGGAAGGATTTCGCGTCGACCTGCTAGTGGAAGGCCGCGTCGTCGTGGAGCTGAAGTCGGTCGAGAAGCTGACGCCCGTTCACGGGAAGCAGGTCCTCACTTATCTGCGCCTTCTAGGGATGAGGGTTGGCCTGCTGGTGAACTTCGGCGCGCCGACCATGAAAGAAGGTCTCCGTCGCATCGTCAATGCCCACGAGCCGTCATCCCGTTCACTGCTCCGCGTGAACCAGCAGGGGTCCGGATGA
- a CDS encoding aminotransferase class V-fold PLP-dependent enzyme, translating to MSTIPHAELERWRSEFPILGTHTYLNSCSLGALSNRGMGYLGEYQRLWNTMGASAWYELWMGRIAELRGRVAALWNARDMEIGLSPSVSAALSSIASSVDYTKRNRVVVADLDFPTLVYQWLARPDVEVVRVPSDDGIGIPAERWAEYIDERTAIVATSHVFYSTGYVQDLKPIADAAHAAGALFLVDGYQAAGQIPVDPRASGADVYVGGPLKWLLGGPGLAFLWVRQERIAELRPTIASWFGARDQFQFRVDELEFREDAGRFSMGTPAMPTVYTALAGLEIFAEAGHAAVFERIAALREDVIARIGAEGFQIRGAADPARRSGIVMVRHPDAAGAVRRLAERGVIVDFRGDYVRVSPHFYNTQDENALFVEGLVETR from the coding sequence ATGAGCACCATCCCGCACGCGGAGCTGGAGCGCTGGCGCTCCGAGTTCCCCATCCTGGGCACGCACACGTACCTCAACTCGTGCTCGCTGGGGGCGCTGAGCAACCGCGGCATGGGCTACCTGGGCGAGTACCAGCGGCTGTGGAACACCATGGGCGCATCCGCCTGGTACGAGCTGTGGATGGGCCGCATCGCCGAGCTGCGCGGGCGGGTGGCGGCGCTGTGGAACGCGCGCGACATGGAGATCGGGCTGTCACCCAGCGTGTCGGCCGCGCTGTCGTCCATCGCGTCGTCGGTCGACTACACGAAGCGCAACCGCGTGGTGGTGGCGGACCTGGACTTCCCCACCCTGGTCTACCAGTGGCTCGCGCGGCCGGACGTGGAGGTGGTGCGCGTGCCCAGCGACGACGGCATCGGCATCCCCGCCGAGCGGTGGGCGGAGTACATCGACGAGCGCACGGCCATCGTGGCCACCAGCCACGTCTTCTACAGCACGGGCTACGTGCAGGACCTGAAGCCCATCGCCGACGCGGCGCACGCGGCCGGCGCGCTCTTCCTCGTCGACGGCTACCAGGCCGCGGGGCAGATTCCGGTCGATCCGCGCGCGAGCGGGGCGGACGTGTACGTGGGCGGGCCGCTGAAGTGGCTGCTGGGCGGCCCCGGCCTGGCGTTCCTGTGGGTCAGGCAGGAGCGCATCGCGGAGCTGCGGCCGACCATCGCGTCGTGGTTCGGGGCGCGCGACCAGTTCCAGTTCCGCGTGGACGAGCTGGAGTTCCGGGAAGATGCGGGGCGGTTCAGCATGGGCACGCCCGCCATGCCCACCGTCTACACCGCGCTCGCCGGCCTGGAGATCTTCGCCGAGGCGGGGCACGCAGCCGTCTTCGAGCGCATCGCGGCGTTGCGGGAAGACGTGATCGCGCGGATCGGGGCCGAGGGCTTCCAGATTCGCGGCGCGGCCGACCCGGCGCGGCGCTCGGGCATCGTCATGGTGCGGCACCCGGACGCTGCCGGCGCGGTCCGCCGCCTGGCCGAGCGCGGCGTGATCGTGGACTTCCGCGGCGACTACGTGCGCGTCTCCCCGCACTTCTACAACACGCAGGACGAGAACGCCCTCTTCGTCGAAGGCCTGGTCGAGACCCGCTGA
- a CDS encoding carboxymuconolactone decarboxylase family protein: MSETLSEFRLFRERMNERILEAGNLEIKRFFALDTRTYEEGALPVKTKELLGLVASMVLRCDDCVTYHIVRCKEEGVTDEEFFEAFSVGLVVGGSIVIPHLRRAVDTLDQLNAGTAPTLNTESAE; this comes from the coding sequence ATGTCCGAAACACTCTCCGAGTTCCGCCTTTTCCGCGAGCGGATGAACGAGCGCATCCTGGAAGCGGGCAACCTGGAGATCAAGCGCTTCTTCGCGCTCGACACGCGCACGTACGAAGAGGGCGCGCTGCCGGTGAAGACGAAGGAGCTGCTGGGCCTGGTCGCCTCCATGGTGCTGCGCTGCGACGACTGCGTGACGTACCACATCGTCCGGTGCAAGGAAGAGGGCGTGACCGACGAGGAGTTCTTCGAGGCGTTCTCGGTGGGCCTGGTGGTGGGCGGCTCCATCGTGATCCCGCACCTGCGCCGCGCCGTGGACACGCTGGACCAGCTGAACGCCGGCACCGCACCCACGCTCAACACCGAGTCCGCAGAATGA
- the queG gene encoding tRNA epoxyqueuosine(34) reductase QueG, with translation MTRTALPILPSAPAPLIVAAHPASPAADLAAVSARIRERARELGFSAAGIAPVGPSAHGEAYDRWLREGMNGEMAYLAREDAVAKRHDPGVLVPGARSAIVLATNYYSPDADSDTPASADPSRAVFARYARNDDYHDLLKNRLVAFQDWINAEVLPVSGRAYVDTGALFERELASRAGLGWFGRNTMLIQPRRGSYHFLGTILLDVELDYDAPFAADHCGTCSRCLTACPTGALLGRDETGAPRMDARRCISYLTIELRGPIPRDLRPLMGNRIYGCDICQEVCPWNSFAEPTEEASFIPRSGVDGATLIELMRMTQEEFSRRFKNSPVKRTKRRGLLRNVAVALANWGSAEAVPALVGGLNDAEPLVRGHAAWALGRIGGETAREALRARLAVEDDAGVVSEITSSLES, from the coding sequence ATGACCCGCACAGCCCTGCCCATCCTGCCCTCAGCGCCTGCGCCCCTCATCGTAGCCGCACACCCGGCGAGCCCGGCTGCGGATCTCGCCGCTGTCTCCGCGCGCATCCGTGAGCGTGCGCGCGAGCTGGGCTTCTCCGCGGCGGGGATCGCGCCCGTGGGTCCCAGCGCGCACGGGGAGGCGTACGACCGCTGGCTGCGCGAGGGGATGAACGGCGAGATGGCCTACCTCGCGCGCGAGGATGCCGTCGCCAAGCGCCACGATCCCGGCGTGCTGGTCCCCGGCGCCCGGTCCGCCATCGTCCTCGCAACGAACTACTACTCGCCGGATGCGGACTCGGACACGCCCGCATCCGCCGATCCGTCTCGCGCCGTCTTCGCCCGTTACGCCCGCAACGACGACTACCACGACCTGCTGAAGAACCGGCTGGTCGCGTTCCAGGACTGGATCAACGCCGAGGTGCTTCCTGTGAGCGGTCGCGCGTACGTGGACACCGGCGCGCTGTTCGAGCGCGAGCTGGCGTCGCGGGCGGGGCTGGGCTGGTTCGGCCGCAACACGATGTTGATCCAGCCGCGGCGGGGATCGTACCACTTTCTCGGCACCATCCTGCTGGACGTGGAGCTGGACTACGACGCGCCCTTTGCCGCCGACCACTGCGGCACGTGCAGCCGGTGTCTCACCGCGTGCCCCACCGGCGCCCTCCTGGGCCGCGACGAAACGGGTGCGCCGCGGATGGATGCCCGCCGCTGCATCAGCTACCTCACCATCGAGCTGCGCGGCCCCATCCCCCGCGACCTCCGCCCGCTCATGGGCAACCGCATCTACGGCTGCGACATCTGCCAAGAAGTCTGCCCCTGGAACTCCTTCGCCGAGCCGACGGAGGAAGCATCGTTCATCCCCCGCTCCGGCGTGGACGGCGCGACGCTGATCGAACTGATGCGGATGACGCAGGAGGAGTTCAGCCGCCGATTCAAGAATTCGCCCGTGAAGCGGACGAAGCGGCGTGGGCTGCTGCGCAACGTAGCAGTCGCTCTCGCCAACTGGGGCTCTGCGGAGGCGGTGCCGGCGCTCGTCGGCGGGCTGAACGACGCCGAGCCACTGGTGCGGGGGCATGCGGCGTGGGCTCTAGGGCGCATCGGTGGCGAGACGGCGCGGGAGGCGTTGCGTGCCCGCTTGGCTGTCGAGGACGATGCGGGGGTCGTCTCGGAGATCACGTCGTCGCTCGAGAGCTGA